The following proteins are encoded in a genomic region of Planctomycetia bacterium:
- a CDS encoding acyltransferase, giving the protein MKWQQFFQYHPGKQIAAVLGLARGAWWRLRGCSPGWPVVHPKVRCQCRGGRIELGHLTKLSRNVYIEAVSHEAGEIVPLTIGDHTRVWDETRIMAHKSISIGKDCAISWNCTILDCDLHHMSFDGETFEPNSAPIVIEDHVWIGCNVTVLKGVTIGAGAVIAAGSVVIRDIPAGMLAAGVPAKVIKPVPRWK; this is encoded by the coding sequence ATGAAGTGGCAGCAGTTTTTTCAGTACCATCCAGGTAAGCAAATAGCGGCCGTGCTCGGCCTTGCGCGCGGCGCTTGGTGGCGGTTGCGCGGGTGCAGTCCTGGTTGGCCGGTTGTGCATCCCAAGGTGCGGTGCCAATGCCGTGGCGGGAGGATTGAGCTGGGCCATCTCACGAAGTTGAGCCGCAATGTCTATATCGAAGCGGTGAGCCACGAAGCCGGCGAGATCGTGCCGCTGACGATCGGCGATCATACGCGAGTCTGGGACGAGACGCGGATCATGGCGCACAAGAGCATTTCGATCGGCAAGGATTGTGCCATCTCCTGGAACTGCACGATCCTGGATTGCGATCTGCACCACATGAGCTTCGATGGCGAAACCTTCGAGCCGAACTCCGCGCCGATCGTGATCGAAGACCACGTCTGGATCGGCTGCAACGTGACGGTGCTGAAGGGCGTCACGATCGGCGCTGGTGCGGTGATCGCGGCGGGGTCGGTGGTGATCCGGGATATCCCGGCCGGCATGCTGGCGGCCGGCGTGCCGGCGAAGGTGATCAAACCGGTGCCGCGGTGGAAGTGA
- a CDS encoding SDR family oxidoreductase: protein MSPRVIIISGGSRGLGEAFVRRFHALGDIVATFSRKRTATIDELQAIDQERLFYREVDATDSNAMRTFVTAVHEKYGRIDALVNNAGLAHDGVLATMSDDRIDQMLDINLRASLLLARECSRIMLLAGAGSIINISSIIAKRGFSGLSAYAATKAGQIGMTLGLARELGPKNIRVNAIAPGYLETEMSHGLNDHQRNQIIRRTPLGRLGKPADIVPCVEFLLSPGAAFITGQVITIDGGSTV from the coding sequence TTGTCGCCACGCGTAATCATCATCTCAGGCGGAAGCCGCGGCCTGGGCGAAGCCTTTGTACGGCGCTTTCATGCGCTGGGCGATATCGTCGCCACGTTCAGCCGCAAACGGACCGCGACGATCGACGAATTGCAGGCGATCGACCAGGAGCGGTTGTTCTATCGCGAAGTCGACGCGACGGACTCCAACGCGATGCGGACGTTCGTTACGGCCGTGCATGAGAAGTACGGCCGCATCGACGCCCTGGTGAACAATGCCGGCCTGGCGCACGACGGCGTGCTGGCCACGATGAGCGACGATCGCATCGACCAGATGCTCGACATCAACCTCCGCGCGTCGTTGCTCTTGGCGCGAGAATGTTCGCGCATCATGTTGCTGGCCGGCGCGGGTTCGATCATCAACATCAGTTCGATCATCGCCAAACGCGGCTTCTCCGGACTGTCCGCCTACGCCGCGACGAAAGCCGGACAGATCGGCATGACGCTGGGACTCGCTCGGGAACTCGGCCCCAAGAACATCCGCGTCAACGCCATCGCACCGGGCTACCTCGAAACCGAAATGTCGCACGGCCTCAATGACCATCAACGCAACCAGATCATTCGACGCACGCCACTTGGCCGACTCGGCAAACCCGCGGACATCGTCCCCTGCGTCGAGTTCCTGCTCTCTCCGGGAGCGGCGTTCATCACCGGTCAGGTCATCACGATCGACGGCGGTTCGACGGTGTGA
- a CDS encoding class I adenylate-forming enzyme family protein: protein MISHLVDDARREHADSTAVRWSGGAWTYAELTAAADQIASVRSQWHGQRVGIACRRAERQIALLVALDRIGAAAFLLPSSLSPAAVDALRAQCGLAEIVGDELSKSLEQTSEPAQAGEPGSVVLFTSGTSGPPKPAVHSWQSLSAAVSRRAQNMGRRWLLAYDLARFAGLQVMLQSIATAGTLCAPASRDPQDVLRSLRDDRVEFASGTPTFWRMLLGAATSEELASCALTQITLGGEAVDQGVLDRLRAAFPQARISHIYASTEMGTCFVVNDGRAGFPASFLDDPSLPTRLKIADDGELWIASERAMKEYLGEAGAAREPWFATGDMVRQDGDRVYFVGRRTECINVGGAKVFPADVERVIRAVPGVREVRVHPVPSSIVGQLVGAEIEPAAQPPAEGLRDAVLAACRRELVKYQVPAQLRFVERLAVNDAGKIARGGA from the coding sequence ATGATCAGCCATCTTGTCGACGACGCCCGGCGCGAACATGCGGACTCCACGGCCGTTCGTTGGTCCGGCGGCGCGTGGACTTACGCGGAGTTGACCGCGGCAGCCGATCAGATTGCCTCCGTCCGCTCGCAATGGCATGGACAGCGAGTCGGCATCGCTTGCCGTCGCGCCGAGCGACAAATCGCGCTACTGGTGGCGCTCGATCGCATCGGCGCAGCCGCGTTCCTGCTTCCTTCGAGCCTGTCGCCCGCCGCGGTCGATGCATTGCGAGCGCAATGCGGCTTAGCCGAGATCGTCGGCGATGAACTCTCGAAGAGCCTTGAACAAACGAGCGAACCCGCACAAGCTGGCGAGCCTGGCAGCGTGGTGTTGTTCACCTCCGGCACCAGTGGACCGCCGAAACCGGCCGTGCATAGTTGGCAAAGTCTCAGTGCGGCAGTAAGTCGCCGTGCGCAGAATATGGGTCGCCGGTGGCTGCTGGCGTACGACCTGGCGCGATTCGCGGGCTTGCAAGTGATGCTGCAATCAATCGCCACGGCCGGAACCCTATGTGCGCCGGCGTCGCGCGATCCGCAAGACGTCTTGCGCTCCCTGCGCGACGACCGCGTCGAATTTGCCTCCGGCACCCCGACGTTCTGGCGCATGTTGTTAGGCGCGGCCACTTCGGAAGAATTGGCCAGTTGCGCGCTCACGCAGATCACGCTCGGCGGCGAAGCGGTCGATCAGGGCGTGTTGGATCGCTTGCGAGCTGCCTTTCCACAGGCGCGAATCAGTCACATCTATGCTTCCACCGAAATGGGAACCTGCTTTGTCGTCAATGACGGCCGCGCCGGTTTCCCGGCGTCGTTCCTTGACGATCCTTCGTTGCCGACGCGGTTGAAAATCGCCGACGACGGGGAATTGTGGATCGCCTCCGAACGGGCGATGAAAGAATATCTCGGAGAAGCAGGCGCCGCGCGCGAGCCGTGGTTCGCTACCGGCGACATGGTCCGTCAGGACGGCGATCGCGTGTATTTTGTCGGACGGCGTACGGAGTGCATTAACGTCGGCGGCGCGAAGGTGTTTCCGGCCGACGTGGAACGCGTCATCCGCGCGGTGCCCGGCGTGCGCGAAGTCCGCGTGCATCCGGTGCCGAGTTCGATCGTCGGTCAATTGGTCGGCGCGGAAATCGAGCCTGCCGCGCAGCCGCCCGCCGAAGGTCTGCGCGACGCGGTGCTCGCCGCCTGCCGCCGCGAGTTAGTGAAATATCAAGTGCCAGCGCAATTGCGGTTTGTCGAGAGGCTAGCCGTGAATGACGCCGGAAAAATTGCCCGGGGAGGAGCTTGA
- a CDS encoding acetyltransferase, whose amino-acid sequence MFIFGAAGHAKVVLDIARGTGATVEGFIESEVGAPEFAGLPVFTAAEALNRAAGELIVAIGNPQTRKSATERFAQQGWRMKSLVHPRAVVAAGVHLGAGTVVMAGAVINPGARIGQGVIVNTNASIDHDCELRDFVQICPGASLGGAVRIGEGTWIGVNACVIQGLSLGAWTMVGAGATVVEELPDEVVAYGVPAKIQRRERYFPVESAPASTAAATAKSSVQDTVADVINTILRDSGRDVRVFASADQLMGNIGLDSLDLAVMTVSLEQRVGLDPFRSGRGAVRSFGELVAVYEESLRDVAK is encoded by the coding sequence ATGTTCATCTTCGGTGCTGCGGGACACGCCAAGGTAGTGCTGGATATCGCGCGGGGGACTGGCGCCACGGTCGAAGGCTTCATTGAAAGTGAAGTCGGCGCGCCGGAGTTCGCCGGGTTGCCGGTCTTCACCGCAGCGGAAGCTCTAAACCGCGCGGCGGGCGAGTTGATCGTCGCCATCGGCAATCCACAGACGCGCAAGTCGGCGACGGAACGCTTCGCGCAGCAAGGCTGGCGAATGAAGAGCCTGGTGCATCCCCGCGCGGTGGTGGCCGCGGGCGTACACCTCGGCGCTGGAACGGTGGTGATGGCCGGCGCGGTCATCAATCCGGGAGCGCGCATCGGCCAAGGCGTGATCGTGAACACAAACGCCAGCATCGACCACGACTGCGAACTTCGGGACTTCGTGCAGATTTGCCCCGGCGCCAGCTTGGGGGGCGCGGTCCGCATTGGCGAGGGTACGTGGATCGGCGTCAATGCGTGCGTCATTCAAGGGCTGTCGCTCGGCGCTTGGACGATGGTCGGCGCAGGCGCGACGGTTGTGGAGGAATTGCCGGACGAGGTCGTCGCCTATGGCGTGCCAGCGAAGATTCAGCGCCGCGAGCGCTATTTCCCCGTCGAAAGCGCGCCCGCGAGCACCGCGGCAGCTACAGCGAAAAGCTCTGTGCAAGACACCGTGGCCGACGTGATCAACACGATTCTCCGCGACTCCGGCCGCGACGTGCGCGTCTTTGCCAGCGCCGATCAATTGATGGGAAACATCGGCCTCGATTCCCTGGACCTGGCCGTAATGACGGTCTCGCTGGAACAACGCGTCGGGCTCGATCCGTTCCGTTCCGGCCGCGGCGCCGTACGCAGCTTTGGCGAGTTAGTCGCCGTTTACGAAGAGTCCTTGCGGGACGTGGCCAAATGA